GGTCAGGTGCCAGCCATTGCGCTCCAGGGCGGCCAGGACGATCCGTCTTTCCGCGGCTCCGCGAAGTTCCTGCAGGGTGCCGCCGGTCAGCTCGTGGTCTCCGTCGACACCGGCGTGAAGGGCGCCGGGAGTGCCGGGCACGTGCAGCGCCTCTATCTCCTCGCCGTCCGCGGCCAGTACCATCTGCTCCACCACGTTGCGCATCTCGCGCACGTTGTTGCGCCGCCACGTGCGCTTCTGCAGCAGGTTCAGGGCAGCCGGGGAGACCGTCCTGTGCCGGACCCGGAAGCGCTCGCAGGTCGCGCGCAGGAAGTGATCGACCAGGACCGGCACGTCGCCCAGCCGTTCGCAGAGCGGCGGCACCGCGATGCCGTGCACGTTGAGGCGGTAGAGCAGGTCCTCGCGGAAACGGCCCTCGCGCACCTCGACGTCCAGGTCGCGGTTGGTCGCGGCCACGACGCGCACGTTCACCTTGTGGGCCCCGGTCGCGCCCACGCGCGTCACCGCGCCCTCCTCCAGCACGCGCAACAACTTGGCCTGGGCCGGCAGCGGCAGCTCGCCGATCTCGTCCAGCAGCAGGGTGCCGCCGTGGGCCGACTCGAAGGCGCCCCGGCGCAGGCGGTCCGCGCCCGTGAAGGCGCCGCGCTCGTGCCCGAAGAGCTCGCTCTCGACCAGGTTTTCGGGCAGGGCGGCGCAGTTGACGGTGATGAAGGGT
This genomic window from bacterium contains:
- a CDS encoding sigma-54 dependent transcriptional regulator, with the protein product MSRILVVDDNPAMREQYAYDLHRLGGHEIVTAADGTEALDLLAAEPFDCVVLDLEMPRTDGFAVLRGLQDMDIDVPVIVYTGTGNYQRCVQAVKLGAYGFVDKDEPTERVAQEIENALAHGRLAREVASLKRRLADDSALIGRSPVMTELKARIARVAPIPSPVLVTGESGTGKELVARELHRLGAAPQGPFITVNCAALPENLVESELFGHERGAFTGADRLRRGAFESAHGGTLLLDEIGELPLPAQAKLLRVLEEGAVTRVGATGAHKVNVRVVAATNRDLDVEVREGRFREDLLYRLNVHGIAVPPLCERLGDVPVLVDHFLRATCERFRVRHRTVSPAALNLLQKRTWRRNNVREMRNVVEQMVLAADGEEIEALHVPGTPGALHAGVDGDHELTGGTLQELRGAAERRIVLAALERNGWHLTNTARELGLADHASLSKVMKRHGLKRPR